The DNA sequence CGTTGAATTCATTGATTGCGAAAAACCAGTCAAAGGGGATCAGGACCTCCCGTTCCCTGGTCAAGTTGTAAGCCTCTGTCCAGCGCAAGGGTATGCCGGAAAAGACCTCCTTTGCCCTTTCCAGGTCGTCCGAGTCGTCATGGACCGAACGGGCGATGATTTCAAAGGGGAGCGCCCGGTCACTGATATTTCGGTACTCCTCAACGATAAAATTCCCGGGATTCTTGCTGAAACTGAAGAAGCTGAAACGTTCCGCGAGCTCCATGACCGCGCTTGCCTCCGCCTGCTGTGGAGTGCCTCCTTTTCCCATTTGTTTTTTCGTTCCAATCACCTCTTCTGCTTCCCTTCCGCAAATACTGAAATAGACCGGAATCCCCAGTCTCCCATTGTCGATCCGAAGGGTCGATTGGAGAATATCCAGACCGACCTTCCGGATCTTCTCCTTGAACCGGCGTACGGTTTCCTCGGGAGACCATATCTTGTCCTGGTCTTGAGTGTAACCTTTGTAAGCGTCATTCAAACGGATTTCATGGGTCATTGTTTCTCTCCCCGTATCTACTTTTTGATACAATCCCGGGCGAGTACGTTCTCACCTGAATCTCTCACTTCAAACGCCCTTCTTCAGTCCTTCTTCCCGTCAAGGGCGCGATTGAGGGCTCCCTGCCTATACCCCCCGAGGTCAAGAGCGACATGCAGAAAGCCGATCTCCAGGAGCCTTCGTGCCGTTTCCTGTCGAAGGCTCCCGGAGAGCATCTCGGGGATATCCTTCTCCTCCAGTTCTATCCTTGCCACGGCCCCGTGGTGCCTGACCCGGAACTGCCGGAAACCTTTCCCCGCCAGAAATTCCTCTGCCTCTTCAACCATTCGGAGGTCATCCATTGTAATGGGGCGGCCGTACGGGATCCTGGTGGCCAGGCAGGCTCCAGCAGGCCTGTCCCAGGTTGAAAGTCCCATTTCTCTACTGAGAAACCGAATTTCTTCCTTTCCAAGCCGAGCTTCCAAGAGAGGCGCAAGGATTCCCAGCTCCATTGTCGCACGGTTTCCGGGCCGGTAGTCTTCCATGTCATCGAGATTGGCGCCATGGGCCACCTTCGATATCCCCTTCTCGCGGGCCAGTGAAAGGATCTTTCGGAAGAGATCCCTCTTACACCAGTAACACCTGTCGGGCCCGTTGGCCAAAAATTCGGGGAGCCGCATTTCCCCGGATTCCAGCAAGGTATAGGGAATACCCCTCTCATCAAGAAAGGCGAGGGCTTCATCCAACTCCCGGCGTGGGTGAACAGGCGAGCAGGCCGTCACAGCCATGACCCTATCTCCCAGGGCCTCCTGGGCCGCCGCCAGAAGAAAAGAACTGTCCGTCCCCCCCGAAAAGGCGACCAAAAGAGAATCGAATGACCGGAGGCGCTCGATCAAAACCTTTTTTTTCTCGAAAGCAGTGATTCCTTCATTCATCACACGACAAAAAATCCAGAGTCTCTCCCTGTAGTCTCCCTTGATGGAAATAAAAACCTATAAGGGGATATTTCCCGTAAATTCCGGCGTAAAGCCACCCCCGGCCCTTCTGGCAAAACCGTACTTGTAGCTTGGGGGGCCTTTTGCAAAATCAACTTAGCAGATAGCGGCGGACCTTTCAAAGCAAATATGGACGCTCCATCTTTTCACCTTTGAGGATAAAAAGGCGGATATTCCCCGGGCAAAGGGGAGGGGCGGCTATATGGAAAAAACAGGGTTTATGAGTTCGTGCCCATCCATAAATGGCCAATTTCCGCAATCTCTGCGTCAGGCTCAAATTTTAATCCTCGAAATACTTCAATGTATTCCTGCGGTTAAAATTTTCGCCTTCCTTGACCTTGAACAAATTTTCTCATTTATGGATGGACACGAGTTCATTCCAGGAGGCTCCCTCCTTTATAGCGGGCTCGGGCGATACCGAACGGCCGAAAAGGGCGTGGAAAAAGGACTTTCGGCTGATTTTTGGGTTGAAATTTCATTTTGGATCGATTAATGTTCCCTGGAAATTCCGTTTTATCCTTGAACCACTTTTCAAAAGGAGGAGGAGCTATGAATAAGGGAGATCTGGTCAACGAAGTCGCCAAGGTCGTGAGCACCAAGAAGGAAGCCCAGGCCGCGGTGGATACCGTGTTCGCAAGCATCACCAAGGCCCTCAAGAAGAAAGACACGGTTACACTGGTGGGTTTCGGTACGTTCAAGGTGGAAAAGAGGAAGGCCAGAAAGGGAAGGAATCCCCAGACAGGAGAAGAGATCAAGATCAAAGCCAAAAAGGTTCCCAAATTCACCCCAGGAAAGGCCCTGAAGGACGCCGTCAAGTAGATATCCTCAAAGGAATTCCCGTGAAGCCCCCACCAGTCCCCCCCCTGGTGAGGGCTTTTTTTGAAGCAAATTTGCCGGGACAGGGGGGGGGGAGTAAGGAGCTTTCTTGATAGGGCCAAACCCCGGTAAATTACGAGGGTGGAGGGCTGTCTTTCTTCAAGTTGTCACCATCAAAGGAGGAAAACATGGCGCAAAAGGATACCTATGAAAGACTGGCTGAACGTCTGTCCCTGTTGGGGATGGGATTTCCGAAGGAAGAAACGCTTCTGGATATTCTTCGAGAGAATTTCTCTCCCCTGGAGGCCGAGGCGGCCCTTGCCCTTCCCACCCGCACCACGCCCCTGAACCCCGTGGAACTTGAAGAGATCGAAAAAGCCTCCTCTATTCCAAGAGAAGAATTGAAGGAGATCTTAGAGGGCCTTGTCAGGAAAGGCCTGCTTTATGCCGGAAAAACCGGATCGGGAGAAAGGGGCTATGCTCTCCATCAGGTGGGCTATGGTTTTCCTCAGACCTTTTTCTGGAAGGGAGAGGAGAGCCCCCATGCCCGGAAGATGGCGAAATTGACCGTGAAGTACTTCAACCGCAGGGTCGTGCGGGAGGGCTACACCGCGGATCCCAAACCCTACCGATATGTTCCCGTAAGGGAGGCGATACAAGGCTGGGGCCGGGCGGCGGTCTACCCCCACCACGCCATGGAAAGCGTGATCGACCAGGCGGACGTCCTTGCTGTGGGCCACTGCCCCTGCAGGATCATTTACCGGCTGAACGGAAGGACCTGCACCCATCCGACCGAGGTCTGCATCAAGTTCAACGATCTGGCCCGCTATGTAATCGACCGGGGGCTTGCCCGAGAAATCACCCGGGAAGAGGCCTGGGAGATCATCCGGTTAGCGGAGGAAGCCGGACTGGTTCATTTCGTAGACAATACCGAGAAGAACATACAGCACAACTGTAACTGCTGCGGATGCGCCTGCTGGAATGTCGGGAATATCCGAAGAAGAAAAATTCCCCGGGATGTGCTCATGGCCACATACTTCCTCCGGGAAACCCTGGAGGAGGAATGCACGGGCTGCGGTCTGTGTGCCGAGATATGCCCGGTGGATGCCATTCGAATGGAGGAAGAAAGCCCCGTCGTGGATACCGAATGGTGTATCGGATGCGGGGTATGCGTTACCAAATGCCCGACCGGGGCCGCAAGGATCGAGCTGCGAGCGGACCGCAGCGGTGAACTTCCCGCAAAAACCTTCCAGGGGCTCCACGAAAAAATTCTGAAGGCAAAGGGCCTGGCCTGACCATGAACAGAATTGTCTGTTTATGGATGCACACTATCTCCCTTCTTAACGATATTCCTTCAGTATAAACTGAACCTCTTCCCGCAAGTAGCGGAGGTAGTCCAGTTCCTCCTCGCCTGGCGCGGCCGCCCCGGACTTGATCTCTCTTCTGAGGATATCCAGGTCCCTTTCGAGGTCCAGGATGGCGTTCAACACAAGGTCCCCGTAGTCAGGGGCGGGTTCTGCCACCCCCGGGGCCTCCACGGCCATCTCCCTGGGCTTCAGGATCAGCCTCTCTTTCCACCTCGGCACGTGAACGGAGAGTTTCAAGTCCGCCCGGATTTTTTCCGCCAGGGTCTCGCTGGCCCTGGGTTCACCGTGGACCACAAAGACCCGCGGATTGCTCTCGAAGTGGGAGATCCAGTCCAGGATGTCCGCCTGGTCTGCATGGGCCGAGAAGCCCCCGATGGTGAAGACCTTTGCCTTGACCCGGATGTTTTCTCTGAAAATACGGACCTGCTTGGCCCCGTCCACAATTTTCCTGCCCGTTGTTCCCTGGGCCTGGAAACCCACGAAAACGATACTTGCCCCTTCCCGCCACAGGTTGTGTTTGAGATGGTGTTTGATTCGGCCGGCGTTGCACATTCCGCTGCCCGCGATGACGATGGCGGATCCCGGGGTCTCGTTGATCGCCATGGACTCCTTTGTGCTTTCAGTGAAATGGAGATGGGGCAGATCAAAGGGATCAAATCCCCTGTCCACGATCGCCCTTGCCTCGTCATCATAATACTTCTTGTTTTTACGGAAAATCTCAGTGGCCTTGATGGCCAGGGGGCTGTCCAGGTAGATCGGGATGTCGGGCAGCCGCCCTTCCCTGAAAGACTCGCCCAGGATATACAGGATTTCCTGGGTCCTCTCTACGGCAAATGCGGGGATAAGGATCTTCTCTCCCTTAGAAACGCTGAATTGAACGGCTTCGAGTAGTTCTTCCTTGCTCTCATCGAAGGAACGGTGAAGGCGGTCTCCGTAAGTGGATTCGATGAACAAATAATCGGCGTCAAAAATCTCATGGGGGTCTTTTACGATCAATTGATTCTTTTTTCCGATATCCCCGGAAAAGACTACCTTCAAGGTCTCCCCCCCTTCCTCGACCCAGAGTTCCAGAATAGAAGACCCCAGGATATGTCCCGCGTTTCTCAATCGTGCCCTAATCCCCGGCTCCACTTCCAGGATCCGGTCGCGCTCCACGGGAGCCAGGTACTTCAGGCTGTTTTCGGCATCCCGAGTCGTATAAAGGGGGAGAATACCCCCCCTGTCCTGCCGTCTGTTCTTTCGGGTCTGCCATTCCGCGTCCATCTCCTGGATGTGTGCCGCATCGAGGAGCATGATGGTGCAGAGCTCCGCCGTGGGAGAAGAGGTGATGATCCGGCCCTTGAAGCCGTCCTTTACGAGTTTGGGGATCTTTCCGCTGTGATCGATGTGGGCGTGGGTGAGGAACAGGGTGTTTACAGCACCCGGATCAAAGGCCCAGGGCTCACGGTTCCGGTCCTCCATCTCTCTCCCTCCCTGGAAGAGCCCGCAGTCCACCAGTATCTTCTTTCCCCTGGAACTTTCCACCAGGTAGCAGGATCCGGTCACGGTCCCCGCACCACCGAGGCAGGTCACCTTTAGCATTGACTTCTCCTTTCCTCTTCAGTTCTTCTTGAAATGAAACATATTCTCATCACTCTTCTTGCCCTGTAACGCTTCCAATGGGAAGAAGACAGAAAGAAACCGGCCGAAACACAGAGAACCCGTCGGCCCGGATGGCTGAGCGTATTCGGGGATTCCCGGTTCGCCACGCACAAAAAACCTATGTCGGCTTTTCGATTTCACGTCCTCTTACCGAAACGACCCCAGGCGCCATCTCCGGCTGGAACGCCGAGCCCTTCTCATCACCCGGGAGTAGAATACCGGATGCACTGTCCCAGGTAATTCTTAACAAGAAGGACGCCGGAATCTTCCCCCAGGATATAGCGGGGAAGAAGAGGAATCTTCCCTTTGCCGCCCGGGAGATCCAGGACGAAGTGGGGGATGCACATGCCGGAAGTATGCCCCTGCAAGGCCTCAATGATCCCAAGGCCCCGATCCAGGGGAGTCCAGAAATGGGCGGTGCCCCTCGCAAGGTCCGCCTGAAAAAGGTAGTAAGGTCTTACGCGGATCCTCAAAAGGTTTTGCATCAGGGCCTTCATGATGCCCGGATCATCGTTCACACCCCGCAAAAGGACCGTCTGGCAACCCAGAGGTATGCCGGCATCCGCCAGTCTCCGGCAGGCCTCAGCGGCCTCCGGAGTGACCTCGGCGGGATGGTTGAAATGGGTGTTGATGTATAGGGGATGGAAGGCCTTGAGAATACGCACGAGCCGCGAAGTCACCCGCTGCGGGAGTGTGCAGGGGACGCGGGTGCCGATTCTCAGGATCTCCACGTGGGGGATCTCTCGAAGCGCCTTCAAAATATCAAGAAGTTCCTCGTCCCTGAGCAGCAGGGGATCTCCGCCCGACAGGAGGACGTCTCGAACGGCCTTCGTGCTCCGGATATAGGAAAGTCCCTCCCTTATCGTCTCCTTACTCACCATGGAAGGTCGACCGACCTTTCTTTTCCGGTTGCAAAACCGGCAGTACATGGCGCATTGGGCGGACACGAGGAAGAGGACCCGATCGGGATACCTGTGGGTAAGCCCCGGTACCGGAGAGAGGTCCTCTTCCCCCAGGGGATCCTCGAATCCCCTGGTATCACGGATTTCCCGGAGATCGGGAACGGCCTGCTCATAGAGCCCGTCTCCCTTCTCCTTGATCAACCCAAGGTAGTAAGGATTGATACGCATGGGGTAGCGGGCCGTGACCTCCGAAAGGTCGCCGGTGGCCAGGTGGGCCGGGAGTTCGTCGGGACTCGTGATACTTCGCGCGAGGATCTCCCGCCACGTTTCTCGTGATCTCCCGGGTCTCCGGGTTCTTCGGGGGGCTCTACCGCCCTTTGCCCGCTCAATATGGGAAGAATGATGATAGATGGCGCTCTCCCTCCAGGTGGCCCCACTTGTAATGCAATTCGCCCGGTTTTTCAAGGAACTTAGGGGTACTCACGGCGTCCGGATTCCGGTTCCTCTGCTGCAAGGATGTGGTGAGCGGGTTTTAACATTGATAAAATCTTTGTTTACCTTTAGAATGGCTGAAAATTCAACAGATAGCGAGGCAGAAATGGATTTATTTCAGGCTATCATGGAGAGGAGAAGCACCAGGGCCTTTCTGGAAAAACCCGTGGAAAGAGAAGTCCTTGAATCCCTTTTGACATACGCCATCCAGGCTCCCTCCGCCATCAACATCCAGCCGTGGGAATTGACCGTCGTATCCGGAGAAGAGAAGAAGAGGCTGAGCAGGCTGCTGATAAAGAGGATGCGCGAGAGGAACATTTCCTGCGCTCCCGGGGCCAAAAGACCTTTGCCCGAGTACTTCGTGGACCGCCAGAGGGGCCTGCTGGAGAGCATGCGTCCTTACCTTCCCGAAGAACTGCCATTCCAGGAGTTCGTCAACGAGGGAAGCTGCAATTTTTACGGGGCCCCGACCGCCATCATCGTCTCCATTGACCAGGTATTCTCGAGTGCCCGGCTGACAGACATCGGAATCCTCGTGGGGTATCTCGTCCTGGCCGCCCACGGGCTCGGCCTGGGGACTTGCCCCATCGGCCTGATCACGGCCTTCGGCGATGACATCAAGGAGGAATTGAACCTCTCGGAAGACAAGCAGGTTGTAATAGGTATCGCCGTCGGATACCGGGATCCGGAAGGGCCGATCAACAAGTCCAGGTCCGAAAGGGTCCCTCTCAAGGAAGTGGTGACCTGGCGGGAATAGACCCCTGTCTGAATAGACCCCCGTCTCCCGCTTCCCCCCTTGGCTTCCGGGGCGGACACCTGATTTGATTCACCATGATAGGGGACCCCACCTTTGGGAGGGGGAGCATATCGCACCCGTTTCTCAGGGGATAAACAGGAGAATGGATGGAACCGATCCCATTTCACTGGAAAGGCGGGGAGGCCGTGCCTGGCCGGGATCGGGTACTAGGGTAAACCAACCTGGGAGTCAAGCCGATGAAAAAGAACAAACAGGTGGTCACCTTTCTTGGAAAGGACACGGAATTTGAAGGAAGGCTGAACTTCAACGGAAGCATTCGCATTGACGGTCATTTCAAGGGCGAAATCCACTCCGACGGAAACCTTATCGTGGGGGAAGAAGGGATGATCGAGGCCGATATGCACGTCGGATTCCTCGTGATCCGGGGGGAGGTCCATGGAAACATAATCGCCGATCAGCGCGTCGATATCCGGGCACCGGGTAAGGTTTTCGGAAACGTGCAGGCCCCTACAGTCGTGATCGACGAGGGTGTCATTTTCGAGGGTCAGACCCGGATGTATCAGGCGAGGGCAGTGCAGGCCGACTCATCGGATGTGGTGGATTCGGCCCAGTACGCCGGCGGTCCGCCCCAAAACCTGACGGCGATCTATGGGGTGATCAGCGAAGAGGGGACCGGGAAACCCATACGAAATGCCGAGGTGCGCGTAAAGGGTGACGAGAAAAAGGAGACCCAGTCGAATGCCTCGGGCTATTACGAGCTGATCCACCTCAGGGACGGGAAGTGGAAAGTCAAAGTCAAGGCCAAGGGTTATCGAAAGGTGGAATCGGTGATCGAGATATCCGGCGGCGGCGCCCATAAGCAGGACTTCGCCCTTCAACCCAAAAAGGGCCGTAAAGAGCCTCCCCGGGAAATCCCGACGTAAAACAGCGCACAGGGATCAAAACAGGACCTCCATGAGGCCGTTGATTGAATCCAGCCCCAGGAGTTCCATCCCTTCCTCCCTGCTTGATTCATGCTGGTTGGTAGTGGAAAGAATACACCGGGTAAACCCCATTTTTCTCGCCTCGTTGATGCGCATATGGGGCCGACTCACGGCCCGGATCTCGCCAGCCAAACCGACTTCTCCGAAAAGAACCGTGTTTTCCGCCACCGGCTTATTAATAAAGCTTGATATCAGGGCGGAAATGATTCCCAGGTCCGCCGCGGGCTCATCCACCTTCAGTCCTCCGGCGACGTTCACGAAGATGTCCTGGTCCCCCATCTCAATGCCCAGCCTCTTCCCGAGAACGGCCACCAGAAGCGATATCCGGTTGTGGTCCACGCCGATCGCCGTGCGCCTGGGCATACCCAGGGGACTGGGGCCTACCAAAGCCTGGATTTCCAGCAGGACCGGCCGGGTTCCTTCTATGCAAGGGATGACCACGGACCCGGACGCCCCCTCCGGCCTCTCCTCCAAAAAGATGCGGGAGGGATTGCCCACCTCCTCCAACCCCGTGTCCTTCATTTCAAATACACCGATCTCATTGGTGGATCCGTAGCGGTTCTTTACGGCCCGAAGGATCCGGAAGGCATGGGTCCCGTCTCCCTCGAAATACAGAACCGTGTCCACCAAATGCTCCAGCACCTTGGGTCCTGCGATGGCCCCGTCTTTGGTAACATGGCCGACCAGGAAGGTTGGTGTGCCCGTTTTCTTCGCCCAGGCCAGGAGCCGGGAAGCGACCTCCCTGACCTGGCCCACGCTCCCGGGAGCCGAGGAGAGCAGATCCGTGTAAAGGGTCTGGATGGAGTCCACCACCAGCAGGTCGGGGGGCATCCGCTCCATTCGCTCGAAGAGGTCCTCCAGGCAGGTCCCGGTGAGCACGTAAAGATCGTCTGAATGGACGGAGAGGCGTTCTGCCCGGAGTTTGATTTGCTGGGGGGATTCTTCGCCCGAAAGGTAGAGGGCCTTCAGCCCCTGGGTGGCGAATCTATAGGCGGCCTGGAGCACCAGGGTCGATTTCCCGATGCCCGGATCGCCCCCGATCAACACGAGGGATCCGGGAACAAGGCCCCCGCCCAGGGTACGGTCGAATTCCTGAATGCCGGTCCTGATCCTGAGCTCCGGGTCGAGGGGAACAGCATTGATGGGACGGGGATCCCCCATTTCCCGCAATGGCTCCCTTTCCCTTCCGGACCCCAAGGACTCCTCTACAAGGGAGTTCCACTCGCCGCAGTCGGGGCAGCGTCCCATCCACTTGGGGGATTGGTAGGCACAGTTCTGACATACGAAAAGAATTTTTTTCGACTTCACCATCGGATACCCTGAAAGGCTCTTCATGGAGACCTTTGAAAAACGCCCCCTTTTGCCCAATCTCTGCGCCTGCCTGTGCCGGGCCTATCTGCCGTTCCGACGGGACAGGCAGGCACGGCAGACAGGTCAGACTCAAATTTTAATCCTCGAAATACTCCAATGTATTCCTGCGGTTAAAATTTTCGCCTTCCTTGACCCTTGGACAAAATTGAACATTTTTTAGGTTTTCACCCTCTGCCGGTATCTTGGAAAAGAAACCGGTAGCATTGTTTTTCATGGGAGGGAAGGTGTCAACGAAAATTATGTCTTTTTGAAACCTCAGGGCGAAGAAGGCATCTATAGTACCAGCCCCCGGGGTCACCTTGTTGACAAAGGGCTTGGGCGGTGTTACGGTTTAAGCTGTCATTCAAAGCATTTAGTCATGGAAAGGAGATCTTTCTTATGGGAAACGTAATGGAAGTCACTGACGAAACCTTTGAGGCGGAAATCGAGAAGTCGGAGATTCCCGCCATGGTGGATTTTTGGGCCGATTGGTGTGGGCCTTGCAAAATGATCGGCCCTGTGGTGGAGGAACTCGCTGCCGAATACCAGGGAAAAATCAAGATCGCCAAGATGAATGTGGACAACAACCGCGAAACCCCGGCAAAGTTCGGTATACGAAGCATTCCCACCCTCATCCTGTTCAAGGGAGGGGAAGTCGCCCAGACCATCATCGGGGCTCAACCCAAAAGTTATATCGAGGAAGAGATCAAGAAGGTCCTGTAGATGCACGATGTAATCATCATAGGCGGAGGGCCTGCAGGGTTGACTGCGGGCCTTTACAATGCCCGGGCGAGACTGGATGTCCTGCTTCTTGAAAAGTTGAGTCCAGGAGGCCAGGTACTTACGACCGATTGGGTGGAAAACTACCCCGGTTTCCCTGAAGGCGTCTCCGGATTTGAACTCATGGACAGGATGAGACGCCAGGCCGAAAACTTCGGTCTCGTGATAAAAAACAAGGAAGTACTGGGCCTTGAATTCCACGGGGCCCGGAAAGTGGTCCGAACCTCTGATGAACATCTTGAAGCCAAGGCCCTGATTCTCGCATGCGGGGCGACCCCCAGGAAACTGGGGATCGAGGGAGAGGACCTCCTTGTAGGCAAGGGGGTCTCTTACTGTGCGACCTGTGACGGAGCCTTCTTCCGGGACCAGGAGGTTGCGGTGATCGGTGGAGGGGATACTGCCGTGGAGGAAGCCCTCTTCCTGACACGTTTTGCAAGTAAGGTCACCCTGATTCACCGAAGGGACGCCCTGCGGGCCACAAGGGTATTGCAGGAAAGGGCCATGGCGGAGGAGAAGATTGAATTCCTGTGGGATACAGTGCCTGTGAAGATCCTCGGGAATACCGCCGTGGAAGGGATTGAACTAAGAAATGTCAAGACCGGCGAGACTTCAGAAAAGCAGGTCAAAGGGATCTTTGTCTTCATCGGAACGAATCCCAACACCGAGCTGGTGAAAGGCCTTCTCGAACTGGATGAGAACGGATTCATCGTCACCGACAACAAGATGGAAAGCTCCGTTCCGGGCGTTTTTGCAGCCGGGGACGTTCGCTCCAAGCTTCTTCGCCAAATTTCCACCGCGGTGGGAGAAGGAGCGGCGGCCTCCTTTTCGGCCGAACGGTACCTGGAAGGTCTTGGTTCAGGGTAGGGGGAATGACCATGCCCACATCATGGAAGGTTTTGAAGCTATTGGTTTTAAGTCTTGCTTCGGTTTTCCTCCTCGGAGGATGCTCGATGATCGACGATTATCTCTTCGGGGGGGGGGAAGAAATGAATCCCGCCGAACTCATGGCCCGGGGCATGGAAAAGATGGACAAGGGCCAATACAAAGCGGCCGTAGAGTCCTTTCAAATGATCAAGGACCGATACCCTTACAGCAAATACGCCGTCCTGGCGGAGCTGAGGATGGCCGACGCCCTTTACCGGACGGAAGAATACGATGCCGCCTTTGAGGCCTACGATGAATTCGAAAAACTCCATCCCAAGCACAAGCATATCCCTTACGTCATTTACCAAAAGGGCATGTGCCACTTCAGGCAGATGCGGAGCAACGACAGGGAGCAGTCTCACACCCTCCGGGCAAAGGAGGAATTCGAGCGCCTGATCCGGCGTTTCCCCAGGGATGACTATGCACACCTGGCCCGAAAAAATATACGAAAGTGCCTGATTTTCCTTGCTGAATACGAACTCAACGTGGGCCATTTCTACTTCAAGATGGGAAAATACAAGGCGGCCCTGGCCAGATACGATTATATCATTAAAAATTACCCCGACATGGGACAATACAGCGAGGCCCTGGAATACATCAGCCGATGCAAACAGAAGCTTGCGGAAGGAGAAAAGAAGAAAGAAAAAAAGGGGTGAAAGTGAAAGGTGAGATGTAAGCCTGGGGGCGTTTCGAGAACGAAGCCCCCCCAGGTTGTTTACTTTCGTGAACCTAATGAACCTCCCTCAGGCAAGCCGCAGGGGATCATAAGTTGTTCTGGTC is a window from the Deltaproteobacteria bacterium genome containing:
- a CDS encoding outer membrane protein assembly factor BamD; translation: MPTSWKVLKLLVLSLASVFLLGGCSMIDDYLFGGGEEMNPAELMARGMEKMDKGQYKAAVESFQMIKDRYPYSKYAVLAELRMADALYRTEEYDAAFEAYDEFEKLHPKHKHIPYVIYQKGMCHFRQMRSNDREQSHTLRAKEEFERLIRRFPRDDYAHLARKNIRKCLIFLAEYELNVGHFYFKMGKYKAALARYDYIIKNYPDMGQYSEALEYISRCKQKLAEGEKKKEKKG